tcttgagTAACTGTGCCATGTATCTTCACCGGTCCTGATCTTTATATATAGAAGTCTGACTGTGAAGCGCAAAGGATGATATATATGTTTCACATGGACATTTTATTTTGGTCCAATGCTTCTAAGTATTTTATATGCTATGGGGTTGGGAGGCATCAAGGAATCTGGGATTGTAGATGGCTTGTTACTCTTGCCATTGAGTTCACTAAACCTATCTGAAACTGTTGTACGTTGTTTCTTCGAACTTCAGGATACCTGTGGAAACATGTCGTTATCAGGTACAAGCATGTAGTCTTCCTAAAAGATTAATTGTCATGGGTTCCAGAATTCCAATTATCTAGTTTCAGGGAATTCTTTTGGTTCTCGATCATGAAACATTATTCTTTCATCTTGTCTTCATTATCGAAGATTGCTAAGCTGCTAATTTTAGTTGATCTTGAGTATCAGAAGAATGTCTGCATTCCCTGGAAATTGCTTAATTGTGGAGCCACTCAAGAAATCATTTTCTAAGATCTGAACAGCTTATGTGAAATTACTCACGGCACCAAGAGACAACAAGTTCCAACCTCTGGCCAACAATCACTTGATCCTCAATCGACACATTAATTCGATCGGTAATTTTCAAGACAAAACAATTTTAACATCTGGCTAACAATTGCTTGATCCTCGGCACATGCAAGGATCATATATGTTTCAAACCCTTATTACTCTTTTGTTTTTAGCGAAAACCCTTATTACTCAGACTCCCCAGCAATATTTTCACCAAACTTGACTACGCCGGCCCATATCAGTTTGAACCGTACAAGAAGCCCAACAATTGATCGCAGGAAGAAAGAAGCCCAACAAAGCCTTTAACTATATGTTCCGACCCACACGGCCACACCAAAACATCGCAAAGAACCGAACGGAAAACTCGAACCGACAAGGATGGCTCGCGCCCAGGCGCTCCGCTCGCTGCTCGCCAGGTGCTCGACTAaatgccccgccgccgccgccgcggcttcgtcctcctgcctccgccgcgccgtcccctCCTACTCCCAGCGTATCCTTCCTGCGTTTCGTGCCGCGTCCGTGCCTGCAGTGCTGACGCGCTCCCTGGCGACCACAGCCCGGGGCGGCGCTGGTCCGGACGAGCCGGGCgcggaggaagatgaggaggaggcagaggcgcAGGAAtgggaggaggacgaagactACGGGACGGAACCCGAGGTAGTTTGGCTCCGCAACCCCGCGCACAGAGCTCCGACTTCCAAACCAAATGATATTAGGCTTGTTTTTTACTTCTTGGTGCGTTTCAGATTGGAGATGGTGGCAATGGTGGAGGAGTCCTCCTGCGGGACATCAAGTGGGGCGAGCTCGCTCTCGCATCTGCCAAGGAGGTCCTTGCCGAGCATTTCGGCgatgatgttgccatgttcgCCTTCAAGGTGTCGCCCAAGGGATACGTTTATGTGCGGCTGGACAAGCTCACCAACAGGTTAGGGAATTTGCAGTTTTCTAGTTGGAGGCAGACATTGCTTGCTGGGTCTGATTTGGTCACAGCAATGTTGCACTTGAACTATTGCAGATGAAAAATATTAGATTGTCAATGTCAATTAGTGAATGAATTCTGTGTCTATATTGTCATCAAATACAGTTGCCTGAGGTTGATATTATTCTCAAATCCACACAGCTGACAGTTGCTGTTCTAATATactagttgccatgtttgaGTTCTCTTTGGTGGAAATATGGACGAGGGTGTCTTTTCTAAGGATAACTGTCTTTACCTAGAACAGTTACAGGCTTTAGGCTTTTATTCTGTATCCAAAATCATCAAAACGTTACTATACACTGTACTTGTTAGGATAAGGGCACCCTTAAAATTTCATGGCCATTTGCTGTGTTGTCTGGGATTTGGGACAAGTGAAAAAAATAGTATGTGGAAATACATTATTCATATTTAGTTCTGCCGGGGAGGAAAAATAaggacaaaaaatatatatttgacaTATATTCAGTTCCACCTGTCATGATTTGTGTACCATGTGCTACTGATATTGGTACCAACTTCCTGTGTGTGCCATGGTACTGCTCTACCCTTTATGTGCTATGGCAGGATTTCTAGTTTCTCCAACcttttgtattcttctttttCAATTCATTCAATGTCCAATTTTTTGCCTGCCTCGTACGGTGATTTCTGACATCCATAAGGTAGGAATTTTGAGTTGTTTTGGGCATCAAGATAAGAAAAGAAGAGCCTCCAAAAACTGACATGTCAAGATGCCCATCATGGTTTTCATTATTACAGCACCTATCACCTGCTGGTTCGTAGTACCTTGATTGAGCCATATCTTTAGCTTTGTGCCATGCCTGCATTATTGATCTAGGATATTGAGTATATCAATACCACTGGAATATATTGAATAATATTGATCCTCTAACCTGATCCTGTTAGGTTGTTTctactaaaaaaaattatatgcacATATGACAGTTCTATCCCATTCGCTTTATTGTCTGAGAATCTCTACAGGTATGGGTGTCCTGGTATAGAGGAAATAGAGAATTTCAATAGAATCTACAAGCAGAAATTGGATGAGATGATCGAAAGAGGCGAAATACCACTGGACCTGGCTGTTGAGGCAAGTCATCCTGCAAGTCATCAAATTTCATACTCAATGCTCCTGCATTTCACAGCCACTTACAAACAACTAAATTTGATGGTTCAGATTTCGTCACCTGGAGCAGAGAGACTTCTGAAGGTGCCTGAGGATCTGGATCGCTTCAAAGATATGGCAATGAAGGTACAGTACTTTGCTGAAGGTGATGACCTTGTTTCAGATCAGGCGGATGGTATCTTTTTGCTCGAGTCGGTTGACATTCAGGCAGAACATTGTGTGTGGAAGCTTGCCAACGTCACAGAGAACCGAGCTGGGAAAGGGAGGCCATTGAGCAGGAAACAGAGAGATTGGAGGCTGCAAACTTCCTTTCAATCGGTGAGGAAGGTGACCCTGTACTTGGACTGAAAACATTAAAAGGCCATCTTGGATAGATTCAACACCTCGGAAAATAACCACGGCTAGAACTTTAAAACCTGTGGTAAACTTAATGTAAAAATGGAAAAAGCCATTCATTTTGGGAGTTAAGAGTAGTGTCTATTAGTTTGGGATTTCTGGAGATAAGTTACATTGTACGACACAGAACAGTGCGACAGTTATGATTCAAATGTTAAACTTCGGCTGTAAACTTTGGTAGTGTATTTGCAGTTCATGTCTGCATTCAAAGATGCTTTCATGGAAAACATTTGTCATCATGTCTGCTACTATAGACTCCAGTAGAACAGCAAGTAACAACTTGTAGAACACACAGGCCCCAGGCATAGTAGGCTTAAACGAGATCTACCCATGAAAGCAAACAACAAGTGTTCAAGGTTTATTCATCAGTACATCCTTTGCTCTCTCTTCACAAAGATTACAACTGTGTAGCTTTTTATTCAGTTGCCAAGTTTGGACCCCAGATCATACAAACACTCATCTGATTACACTCAGCGCCTCCTTTTCTTGAGAAATCTCGCCGGGCTGAACAGCGTGAGATCAACAGTCTTGGCCTGTCCATCGAGGATGAGCTCCGCTAGAGCTGCACCGGTGGCCGGAGCATTCAGGATGCCCCAGCAGCTGTGCCCGGTGGCTACGTAGCATCCTTTCACCCCAGGCATCTCCCCGATGACCGGTAGCCCGTCATTGGTGCACGGCAGGTAGCACGCCTGCTCAGCGACCACCTCTGCCCCCTCCTCTGTCTTCAACTGGCTGGACACCCTCCCGGCGATCTTGTGAAGCATCGCAATCGAGTCGGGCTCGCCGACAATCGTCGCTGGGTCATCTGGGACATCCTCATCCTTGGTCATTCCACAAATGTACACCTCCCCTGTTACAAACAGCAAAAACAACATAAGCATATGTCCAATTCAGCTTGATTCACCACAATTCAGCTCAAGGGCGGATAACAATTCAGCTTAATGGCGTACCGGTGGGCCGCGGGTAGACCTCGGGGTCGAGCATCTTGGCGCCGGGCTCCGGCTGGTAGCTGAGGAACAGGCAGTGCGGCGTGATCTTGTCGGGGTCACGCGGCCGGAGCACGATGCTGTGCGCCTTGAGCCCGGAGACGTCGAACACCTCCCTGACCATCTCGAACCGGCCGGACCAGGGCCCGAGCGCGAGCACGACGGCGTCGGCTTCCACCACGCCGCGGCCCTTGAcctggacgccggcgacgcggTCGTCTGGGCCGAGCACCAcgcgctccacctcgcctATGACGACCTCGGCACCGGAGGCCGCGAGGACGGCCTTGGTGAAGAGGCCCGGGTGGACCTGCGCCGTGGTGGCCGGGGTCCCGAGCTcccgcggcggggcggcggaggcggaggggtCGACCCAGGGAGGGAGGAGCGGGtgaggcggcgaggagggcgagATGGGATGGGAGGGGAGGGATACGGAGAGGGTGTGGACGGGGCGGAAGCCGTAGGCGTCGGCGCcgtcgagggcggcggcgaggcggccgtGGAGCGCGAAggaggcgcgcgcgagggcGGAGAGGGACGGGGTGGAATCGGACCAGTCGAGGGCGAGG
This is a stretch of genomic DNA from Brachypodium distachyon strain Bd21 chromosome 1, Brachypodium_distachyon_v3.0, whole genome shotgun sequence. It encodes these proteins:
- the LOC100842923 gene encoding uncharacterized protein LOC100842923, producing the protein MARAQALRSLLARCSTKCPAAAAAASSSCLRRAVPSYSQRILPAFRAASVPAVLTRSLATTARGGAGPDEPGAEEDEEEAEAQEWEEDEDYGTEPEIGDGGNGGGVLLRDIKWGELALASAKEVLAEHFGDDVAMFAFKVSPKGYVYVRLDKLTNRYGCPGIEEIENFNRIYKQKLDEMIERGEIPLDLAVEISSPGAERLLKVPEDLDRFKDMAMKVQYFAEGDDLVSDQADGIFLLESVDIQAEHCVWKLANVTENRAGKGRPLSRKQRDWRLQTSFQSVRKVTLYLD
- the LOC100843195 gene encoding putative oxidoreductase C1F5.03c, which translates into the protein MATAPAAAPPRRVVVCGGGVVGACTAYFLSTHAASPTVPTLIEKSSPACAASGKAGGFLALDWSDSTPSLSALARASFALHGRLAAALDGADAYGFRPVHTLSVSLPSHPISPSSPPHPLLPPWVDPSASAAPPRELGTPATTAQVHPGLFTKAVLAASGAEVVIGEVERVVLGPDDRVAGVQVKGRGVVEADAVVLALGPWSGRFEMVREVFDVSGLKAHSIVLRPRDPDKITPHCLFLSYQPEPGAKMLDPEVYPRPTGEVYICGMTKDEDVPDDPATIVGEPDSIAMLHKIAGRVSSQLKTEEGAEVVAEQACYLPCTNDGLPVIGEMPGVKGCYVATGHSCWGILNAPATGAALAELILDGQAKTVDLTLFSPARFLKKRRR